Proteins encoded by one window of Bradyrhizobium sp. B097:
- a CDS encoding aspartate aminotransferase family protein, whose product MTNASSHLLPVFARVDLGFERGEGAWLIATNGDRYLDFTSGVAVNALGHAHPHLVKALQEQATKLWHMSNLFKSPDGEVLAARLCEQSFADFVFFCNSGAEAMEGVIKLVRHHHFSKGHPERYRIITFEGAFHGRTLGTLAATGSAKYLEGFGPPMDGFDQVPHGDIEAVKKAIGPHTAGILIEPVQGEGGVRSAPQAFFKALRALCDEHGLLLAFDEVQTGMGRTGELFAYKRTGVTPDVMSLAKALGGGFPIGAVLATAQAAAGMAPGSHGSTFGGNPLAVAAANAVLDVMLKPGFFEHVQKMSLLLKQKLASVVDRYPGVLSEVRGEGLLIGVKAVVPSGDLIAALRNEKLLTVGAGDNVVRFLAPLIVTEVEIDQSITALERACSVLSAPQPKKAAG is encoded by the coding sequence ATGACCAACGCCTCGTCGCATCTGCTCCCCGTCTTCGCCCGGGTCGATCTCGGCTTCGAGCGCGGTGAGGGCGCCTGGCTGATCGCAACCAATGGCGACCGCTATCTCGATTTCACCTCGGGCGTCGCGGTGAACGCGCTCGGGCATGCGCACCCGCATCTGGTCAAGGCGCTGCAGGAGCAGGCGACCAAGCTCTGGCACATGTCGAACCTGTTCAAGAGCCCAGACGGCGAGGTGCTTGCCGCGCGGCTGTGCGAGCAGAGCTTTGCCGACTTCGTGTTCTTCTGCAATTCCGGCGCCGAAGCGATGGAGGGCGTGATCAAGCTGGTCCGCCACCACCACTTCTCCAAGGGCCATCCCGAACGCTACCGCATCATCACCTTCGAAGGCGCCTTCCATGGCCGCACGCTGGGCACGCTGGCTGCGACCGGCTCGGCGAAATATCTCGAGGGCTTCGGCCCGCCGATGGACGGCTTCGACCAGGTGCCGCACGGCGACATCGAGGCGGTGAAGAAGGCGATCGGCCCGCACACTGCCGGCATCCTGATTGAGCCGGTGCAGGGCGAGGGCGGCGTGCGCTCGGCGCCGCAGGCGTTCTTCAAGGCGCTGCGCGCGCTGTGCGACGAGCATGGCCTGCTGCTCGCATTCGACGAGGTGCAGACCGGCATGGGCCGCACCGGCGAGCTGTTCGCCTACAAGCGCACCGGCGTCACGCCGGACGTGATGTCGCTGGCCAAGGCGCTCGGCGGCGGATTCCCGATCGGCGCGGTGCTCGCGACCGCGCAGGCTGCGGCCGGCATGGCGCCGGGCTCGCACGGCTCGACCTTCGGCGGCAATCCGCTCGCGGTCGCCGCCGCCAATGCCGTGCTCGACGTCATGCTCAAGCCCGGCTTCTTCGAGCACGTGCAGAAGATGTCGCTGCTGCTCAAGCAGAAGCTCGCTTCGGTGGTCGACCGCTATCCCGGCGTGCTGTCGGAGGTGCGCGGCGAGGGCCTGTTGATCGGCGTCAAGGCGGTGGTGCCGTCGGGCGATCTGATCGCCGCGCTGCGCAACGAGAAGCTGCTCACCGTCGGCGCCGGCGATAATGTGGTGCGGTTCCTGGCGCCCCTGATCGTGACCGAGGTCGAGATCGACCAGTCGATCACGGCGCTCGAGCGCGCCTGCTCTGTGCTATCGGCGCCGCAGCCGAAGAAGGCGGCTGGATAA
- a CDS encoding DUF1488 domain-containing protein produces MIEFPNHSRSYDQTRRAVRFWGYDSAIEASFFVTEGALKRLQSDAYLDEPGLLHAFDANRDRICAAAARVYVRGSRGSYDLVAANF; encoded by the coding sequence ATGATTGAATTTCCAAATCATAGTCGCTCATACGACCAAACGCGGCGCGCCGTGCGGTTTTGGGGATATGACAGTGCTATTGAGGCATCGTTCTTCGTCACCGAAGGCGCATTGAAGCGACTTCAATCGGATGCCTACCTCGACGAACCGGGCCTTCTGCACGCCTTCGATGCCAACCGCGATCGGATATGTGCCGCTGCGGCCAGGGTCTATGTCCGCGGAAGCAGGGGTTCCTACGATCTGGTCGCCGCGAATTTCTGA
- the phoB gene encoding phosphate regulon transcriptional regulator PhoB, translating to MSARILVVEDEEALTTLLRYNLDAEGYDVETVGRGDDADTRLKERVPDLVVLDWMLPGLSGIELCRRLRARPETKQLPIIMLTARGEESERVRGLATGADDYIVKPFSVPELLARVKGLLRRASPERLATVLTYGDIELDREKRRVARSGRPIDLGPTEYRLLEFFLEHPGRVFSREQLLDSVWGRDIYIDERTVDVHIGRLRKLLNPGREQDPIRTVRGAGYALDDRFAKAEPQP from the coding sequence ATGAGCGCACGCATTCTGGTAGTCGAAGACGAGGAAGCGCTGACGACACTGTTGCGCTACAACCTCGATGCGGAAGGCTACGATGTCGAAACGGTCGGGCGCGGCGACGATGCCGACACCCGCCTGAAGGAGCGCGTTCCCGACCTCGTGGTACTGGACTGGATGCTGCCGGGCCTGTCCGGCATCGAGCTGTGCCGTCGCCTGCGGGCGCGGCCCGAGACCAAGCAGCTTCCGATCATCATGCTGACCGCGCGCGGCGAGGAGAGCGAGCGCGTGCGCGGGCTTGCCACCGGCGCCGACGACTACATCGTCAAGCCGTTCTCGGTGCCGGAACTGCTGGCACGGGTAAAGGGCCTGCTGCGCCGCGCGAGTCCGGAGCGGCTGGCGACCGTGCTGACCTATGGCGACATCGAGCTCGACCGCGAGAAGCGCCGCGTGGCGCGCTCGGGACGTCCGATCGATCTCGGTCCGACCGAGTATCGGCTGCTCGAATTCTTCCTCGAGCATCCCGGCCGCGTGTTCAGCCGCGAGCAGCTGCTCGACAGCGTCTGGGGTCGCGATATCTATATCGATGAGCGTACCGTCGACGTGCATATCGGCCGCCTGCGCAAGCTGCTCAATCCGGGCCGCGAGCAGGATCCGATCCGCACCGTGCGCGGCGCCGGCTACGCGCTCGACGACCGCTTCGCAAAGGCCGAACCGCAGCCGTAG
- a CDS encoding SGNH/GDSL hydrolase family protein: MRFAFPFRFAAGRSLRAVAALVLLAPLSTVPLRAQTGQADQHAALSSGAKTEATRTDAAKPAGVETDAANPQPQPGVAAKAFDKVKQVAKSASDIFHRVPCHQPTGVPNSTGSLPHVAAKLAAGKPVVIIAFGSSSTQGYGSSAPEFTYPSRLAAQLRRQYPSADISVLNRGKGGEDAPEMMRRLQTEVLDVHPDMVIWQVGTNAVLRNLDPSETAKQVEDGVARIQADGADVVLVDPQYSPRVTERPESARGMVKLLGRIAALRHVGIFPRFEVMRDWHERQAIPIDDFVTADGLHMNDWGYACFAQLLGDDIIRSVGAIKIGVNVPGDVRTYRPM; this comes from the coding sequence ATGCGTTTTGCCTTCCCTTTTCGTTTCGCCGCAGGGCGGAGCCTGCGCGCCGTTGCGGCGCTCGTGTTGCTCGCGCCGCTCTCGACCGTACCGTTGCGCGCGCAGACCGGCCAGGCCGACCAGCATGCGGCGCTGTCATCGGGAGCAAAGACTGAAGCAACCAGGACGGATGCTGCGAAGCCCGCCGGGGTCGAAACCGATGCGGCCAATCCGCAGCCGCAGCCGGGCGTCGCCGCGAAGGCGTTCGACAAGGTGAAGCAGGTCGCGAAATCCGCCAGCGACATCTTCCACCGCGTGCCCTGCCATCAGCCGACCGGCGTGCCGAACAGCACCGGCTCGTTGCCGCATGTCGCAGCCAAGCTCGCCGCCGGCAAGCCGGTCGTCATCATCGCGTTCGGCTCGTCCTCGACCCAGGGCTACGGTTCGTCGGCGCCCGAATTCACCTATCCGAGCCGGCTCGCCGCGCAGCTGCGCCGGCAGTATCCGTCGGCCGACATCAGCGTGCTCAATCGCGGCAAGGGCGGCGAGGATGCACCCGAGATGATGAGGCGGCTGCAGACCGAAGTGCTCGACGTGCATCCCGACATGGTGATCTGGCAGGTCGGCACCAACGCGGTGCTGCGCAACCTCGATCCGTCGGAGACCGCCAAGCAGGTCGAGGACGGCGTCGCGCGCATCCAGGCCGACGGCGCCGATGTCGTGCTGGTCGATCCGCAATATTCGCCGCGCGTCACCGAGCGCCCCGAAAGCGCGCGCGGCATGGTGAAGCTGCTCGGCCGCATCGCCGCGCTGCGCCATGTCGGCATCTTCCCGCGCTTCGAGGTGATGCGCGACTGGCACGAGAGGCAGGCGATCCCGATCGACGATTTCGTGACCGCCGACGGCCTGCACATGAACGACTGGGGTTATGCCTGCTTCGCCCAGCTGCTCGGCGACGACATCATCCGCTCGGTCGGCGCGATCAAGATCGGCGTCAACGTCCCCGGCGACGTGCGGACCTACCGGCCGATGTGA
- a CDS encoding GcrA family cell cycle regulator: protein MTVLTWSDDRVEQLKKLWESGLSASQIAAELGNVTRNAVIGKVHRLGLSGRAKAPSTAAPRQRKARPAQHMMRVARPVSRGNTALAHAFEVEMEPDPISFDNVVPMSQRLSLLELNEATCHWPVGDPSSPEFFFCGGKALAGLPYCAHHSRVAYQPAADRRRPSAKPQIK, encoded by the coding sequence ATGACTGTATTGACCTGGTCCGACGATCGCGTCGAGCAGCTGAAGAAGCTCTGGGAATCCGGCCTCTCGGCCAGCCAGATCGCGGCGGAACTTGGCAATGTGACGCGAAACGCCGTGATCGGCAAAGTACATCGGCTCGGCCTCTCCGGCCGCGCCAAGGCCCCCTCCACGGCTGCGCCGCGGCAGCGTAAGGCCCGCCCCGCCCAGCACATGATGCGGGTGGCGCGCCCGGTCTCGCGCGGCAACACCGCGCTCGCACATGCCTTCGAGGTCGAGATGGAGCCCGATCCGATCTCCTTCGACAACGTTGTGCCGATGAGCCAGCGGCTGTCGCTGCTCGAGCTCAACGAGGCCACCTGCCATTGGCCGGTCGGCGATCCCTCGAGCCCGGAATTCTTCTTCTGCGGCGGCAAGGCGCTCGCCGGCCTGCCCTATTGCGCGCATCACTCGCGCGTCGCCTATCAGCCCGCCGCCGATCGCCGCCGGCCGTCGGCGAAGCCACAGATCAAGTAG
- the argF gene encoding ornithine carbamoyltransferase produces the protein MSKPVRHFLDINELPLAELRNMLSAGAAMKAKLKAHEKGRKPLEGKTLAMIFERPSTRTRVSFDVGMRQLGGESIMLTGAEMQLGRGETIADTARVLSRYVDAIMIRILNHDALLELAAHATVPVINGLTRRSHPCQVMADLMTYEENRGSIEGKTVAWTGDDNNVLASWAHAAERFKFNLNIATPPELSPKKPMRDWIKATGAPIMLGTDPEAAVRGADCVVTDTWVSMGDKEGEHRHNVLKPYQVNAKLMSLAKPDALFMHCLPAHRGEEVTDEVIDGPQSVVFDEAENRLHAQKGILAWCFDTVA, from the coding sequence ATGAGCAAGCCGGTCCGTCACTTCCTCGACATCAACGAGCTGCCGCTCGCCGAGCTGCGCAACATGCTTTCCGCCGGAGCCGCCATGAAGGCGAAGCTGAAGGCGCATGAGAAGGGCAGGAAGCCGCTCGAAGGCAAGACGCTGGCGATGATCTTCGAGCGCCCGTCGACCCGCACAAGGGTGTCGTTCGACGTCGGCATGCGCCAGCTCGGCGGTGAATCCATCATGCTGACCGGCGCCGAGATGCAGCTCGGCCGCGGCGAGACCATCGCCGACACCGCGCGCGTGCTGTCGCGCTATGTCGACGCGATCATGATCCGCATCCTCAACCATGACGCGCTGCTCGAGCTCGCCGCTCATGCCACCGTGCCCGTCATCAACGGGCTGACCCGGCGTTCGCATCCCTGCCAGGTGATGGCCGACCTCATGACCTATGAGGAAAACCGCGGCTCGATCGAGGGCAAGACGGTGGCCTGGACCGGCGACGACAACAACGTGCTGGCCTCCTGGGCGCACGCCGCCGAGCGCTTCAAGTTCAATCTCAACATCGCGACCCCGCCGGAGCTCTCGCCGAAGAAGCCGATGCGGGACTGGATCAAGGCCACCGGCGCGCCGATCATGCTCGGCACCGATCCGGAAGCCGCCGTGCGCGGCGCCGACTGCGTCGTCACCGACACCTGGGTGTCGATGGGCGACAAGGAGGGCGAGCACCGCCACAACGTGCTGAAGCCCTATCAGGTCAATGCCAAGCTGATGTCGCTCGCCAAGCCGGACGCGCTGTTCATGCACTGTCTGCCCGCGCATCGCGGCGAGGAGGTCACCGACGAGGTGATCGACGGCCCGCAATCCGTGGTGTTCGACGAGGCGGAAAACCGCCTGCATGCGCAGAAGGGCATTCTGGCCTGGTGTTTCGACACGGTCGCGTAG
- the apaG gene encoding Co2+/Mg2+ efflux protein ApaG — MYRAVTRQIEVTVEPNFMPERSSIDRREYFWSYKIVIVNSGQETVQLRTRHWIITDATGRRQEVRGEGVVGEQPVLAPGERFEYTSGVPLPTASGFMTGSYQMVTEAGERFDIDVPTFSLDSPSPDGKRVLN; from the coding sequence ATGTACCGCGCCGTTACCCGCCAGATCGAAGTCACCGTCGAGCCTAACTTCATGCCGGAGCGCTCGTCGATCGACCGGCGCGAATATTTCTGGTCGTACAAGATCGTGATCGTCAATTCGGGCCAGGAAACGGTGCAGCTGCGGACGCGGCACTGGATCATCACCGACGCCACCGGCCGCCGCCAGGAGGTGCGTGGCGAGGGCGTGGTCGGCGAGCAGCCGGTGCTCGCGCCCGGCGAGCGCTTCGAATACACCTCCGGCGTGCCGCTGCCGACCGCCTCCGGCTTCATGACCGGCAGCTACCAGATGGTCACCGAAGCCGGCGAGCGCTTCGACATCGACGTGCCGACCTTCTCGCTGGATAGCCCGAGCCCGGACGGGAAAAGGGTGCTGAATTAG
- a CDS encoding SGNH/GDSL hydrolase family protein, translating into MKSGWTMLSLTLLVACLAAAPARAGDTVEPAPAPPCDVPAYLLASESSLPKVTDAVKANKPLSVLVVGSRSSTIPGNEASAYPATLQAALKEAFPAATIDLSVELQGKSTAEETAGTLVKLVEAKKPTLVIWQTGTVDAMRAVDPDDFRTAINDGVVVLRGAGTDVVLVNLQYSPRTETMISAPPYLDNMKVVAQQHDVPLFDRFAIMKQWSDAGYFDLFSTSHGVDLAKKVHACLGRALAKFVIDAAHLGPVQQN; encoded by the coding sequence ATGAAGTCCGGGTGGACGATGCTGAGCCTGACGCTGCTGGTCGCCTGTTTGGCGGCCGCGCCCGCGCGCGCCGGCGATACCGTCGAGCCGGCACCGGCGCCGCCCTGCGACGTGCCGGCCTATCTGCTGGCGAGCGAGAGCTCGCTGCCGAAGGTCACCGACGCGGTGAAGGCCAACAAGCCGCTCAGCGTGCTGGTGGTGGGCAGCCGCTCCTCGACCATCCCCGGCAACGAGGCGAGCGCCTATCCGGCCACGCTGCAGGCGGCGCTGAAGGAGGCGTTTCCGGCCGCCACCATCGATCTATCCGTAGAATTACAGGGAAAGAGCACCGCCGAGGAGACCGCGGGAACCCTTGTTAAGCTTGTTGAAGCAAAAAAGCCTACTTTGGTTATCTGGCAGACCGGAACGGTCGATGCTATGCGAGCAGTCGATCCTGACGATTTCCGCACCGCCATCAACGATGGCGTTGTTGTGTTGCGGGGCGCCGGGACCGACGTGGTGCTGGTCAATCTGCAATACAGCCCGCGTACGGAAACGATGATCTCTGCGCCGCCATATCTCGACAATATGAAGGTGGTTGCGCAGCAGCACGACGTTCCGCTGTTCGACCGGTTCGCGATTATGAAGCAGTGGAGCGACGCCGGATATTTTGACCTGTTCAGCACCTCGCACGGTGTCGATCTGGCCAAGAAGGTTCATGCCTGTCTCGGCCGCGCACTGGCGAAATTCGTGATCGATGCGGCCCATCTGGGCCCGGTGCAGCAGAATTAG
- a CDS encoding OpgC domain-containing protein encodes MSSIADPIAGSPVADAKADAEVKAKAVAAAPAISLPATGERELRLDLFRGLALWLIFIDHLPTNLLTWLTIRNYGFSDATEIFIFISGYTAAFVYGRAMLEGGFVIATARILRRVWQIYVAHVFLFTIFLAEISYVATSFENPLYSEEMGIMDFLKQPDVTIVQALLLRFRPVNMDVLPLYIVLMLFLPLILWLMKWKPDVTLGLSVLLYALTWQFDLYLSAYPNGFWAFNPFAWQLLFVFGAWCALGGARRMSRILSSNITMWICIVYLVAAFFVTLTWYVPQLGHIMPKVIEQWMYPINKTDLDVLRFAHFLALAALTVRFLPRDWPGLKSRWLRPLILCGQHSLEIFCLGVFLAFAGHFVLAEVSGGAALHALISVCGILIMCGMAWIISWYKHSADKGASKKGAAGNADLAGGGA; translated from the coding sequence ATGAGCTCGATTGCCGATCCCATAGCCGGTTCGCCGGTGGCTGACGCCAAGGCCGATGCAGAGGTCAAGGCGAAAGCCGTGGCGGCGGCGCCCGCGATCTCGCTGCCGGCGACCGGCGAGCGCGAGCTCCGGCTCGATTTGTTCCGCGGGCTCGCGCTGTGGCTGATCTTCATCGATCACCTGCCGACCAATCTTCTGACCTGGCTGACGATCCGCAACTACGGCTTCTCCGACGCCACCGAGATATTCATCTTCATCTCCGGCTACACCGCCGCCTTCGTCTACGGCCGCGCGATGTTGGAGGGCGGCTTCGTGATCGCGACCGCGCGCATCCTGCGCCGGGTCTGGCAGATCTATGTCGCGCACGTCTTCCTGTTCACGATCTTCCTCGCCGAGATCTCCTATGTCGCGACCTCGTTCGAGAACCCGCTTTACAGCGAAGAAATGGGGATCATGGACTTCCTGAAGCAGCCCGACGTCACCATCGTGCAGGCGCTGCTGCTGCGCTTCCGCCCGGTCAACATGGACGTGCTGCCGCTCTACATCGTGCTGATGCTGTTCCTGCCGCTGATCCTGTGGCTGATGAAGTGGAAGCCCGATGTCACGCTCGGCCTGTCGGTCCTGCTCTACGCGCTGACCTGGCAGTTCGATCTCTATCTCTCGGCCTATCCGAACGGCTTCTGGGCGTTCAACCCGTTCGCCTGGCAATTGCTGTTTGTGTTCGGCGCCTGGTGCGCGCTCGGCGGCGCGCGGCGGATGTCGCGCATCCTGTCGTCGAACATCACGATGTGGATCTGCATCGTCTATCTGGTCGCGGCGTTCTTCGTGACGCTGACCTGGTACGTGCCGCAGCTCGGCCACATCATGCCGAAGGTGATCGAGCAATGGATGTATCCGATCAACAAGACCGACCTGGACGTGTTGCGATTCGCGCATTTCCTGGCGCTCGCCGCACTCACCGTGCGCTTCCTGCCCCGGGATTGGCCGGGCTTGAAATCGCGCTGGCTGCGACCATTGATCCTGTGTGGCCAGCATTCGCTTGAGATATTCTGTCTCGGGGTCTTCCTCGCCTTTGCCGGTCACTTTGTGCTTGCCGAAGTATCTGGCGGTGCCGCACTGCACGCCTTGATCAGCGTTTGCGGCATCCTCATCATGTGCGGCATGGCGTGGATTATTTCGTGGTACAAGCACTCCGCCGACAAAGGCGCCTCGAAAAAAGGTGCCGCCGGCAACGCCGATCTGGCGGGAGGGGGAGCATGA
- a CDS encoding Hsp33 family molecular chaperone — protein sequence MVSQSPDIKIQPETPIRAPSAVPVDDAVLAFEVGALDLRGRLTRLGPALDEILHKHDYPPAVGKLLGEAIVLTTLLGSSVKFEGRFILQTRTDGPVSLLIVDFQAPDRLRAYARYDVARLKGGQSSGELLGKGHLAMTIDQGANTSRYQGLVALDGGGLEEAAHEYFLRSEQIPTRVRLAVGEEMRGGEGGKLHWRAGGILLQFLPKAPERAKQADLHPGDAPEGTATHSVPDDDAWVEGQSLISTVEDVELIDPDLSGERLLYRLFHERGVRVFNPQTLRAQCSCSRDAVSSMLKSFAPNDRAEMVKDGKVVVTCEFCSSVYEFTPQEAGVE from the coding sequence ATGGTTTCACAATCCCCCGACATCAAAATCCAGCCCGAGACGCCCATTCGCGCGCCCTCAGCGGTTCCTGTCGACGATGCCGTGCTGGCCTTCGAGGTCGGTGCGCTGGACTTGCGCGGCCGGCTGACCCGGCTCGGCCCCGCGCTCGACGAGATCCTGCACAAGCACGATTATCCGCCCGCGGTCGGCAAGCTGCTCGGTGAGGCCATCGTGCTGACCACGCTGCTCGGCTCCTCCGTCAAGTTCGAGGGCCGCTTCATCCTGCAGACCCGGACCGACGGGCCGGTCTCGCTCCTGATCGTCGATTTCCAGGCGCCCGACCGGCTGCGTGCCTATGCGCGCTACGATGTGGCGCGCCTCAAGGGCGGACAGAGCTCGGGTGAGCTGCTCGGCAAGGGCCACCTTGCGATGACCATCGATCAGGGCGCGAACACCAGCCGCTACCAGGGCCTGGTCGCGCTCGACGGCGGCGGCCTGGAAGAGGCGGCCCACGAATATTTCCTGCGCTCGGAGCAGATTCCGACGCGGGTGCGGCTCGCGGTCGGCGAGGAGATGCGCGGCGGCGAAGGCGGCAAGCTGCACTGGCGCGCCGGCGGCATCCTGCTGCAATTCCTGCCCAAGGCCCCCGAACGCGCCAAGCAGGCCGATCTGCATCCCGGCGATGCGCCGGAGGGCACGGCCACGCACAGCGTGCCGGATGACGACGCCTGGGTCGAGGGACAGTCGCTGATCTCCACCGTCGAGGATGTCGAGCTGATCGATCCCGATCTCTCCGGCGAGCGGCTGCTGTACCGCCTGTTCCACGAACGCGGCGTGCGCGTCTTCAACCCGCAAACGCTACGCGCGCAGTGCTCCTGCTCGCGCGATGCGGTGTCGTCGATGCTGAAGAGCTTTGCGCCGAACGATCGCGCCGAGATGGTCAAGGACGGCAAGGTGGTCGTGACTTGCGAGTTCTGCTCGTCGGTCTACGAATTCACGCCTCAGGAAGCCGGCGTCGAGTAG
- the glpK gene encoding glycerol kinase GlpK, with product MSFVLAIDQGTTSSRAMVFRSDISIAAVAQQEFPQHFPASGWVEHEPEDIWTSTVMVCREALEKASLKAKDIAAIGITNQRETTVVWDRATGQAVHRAIVWQDRRTADICAKLKAEGHEPAISAKTGLIIDPYFSGTKVAWILDHVPGARERAERGELLFGTVDCYLLWRLTGGRVHATDATNASRTLLFNIHTGAWDDDLINLLRVPRSMLPEVKDSSARFGESTADLFGGPIAISGIAGDQQAATIGQACFEPGMMKSTYGTGCFALLNTGTTPVASKNKLLTTIAYQLNGQRTYALEGSIFVAGSAVQWLRDGLGIIKHAAETGPLADKSDSMQSVYLVPAFVGMGAPYWNPRVRGALIGLTRNTGPAEIAHATLESVCYQTFDLWAAMRTDWPEANAANTVLRVDGGMTASDWTMQRLADLLNAPVDRPMIQETTALGAAYLAGLEAGVYPEPAKFADNWRLEHRFRPAMSEATRDRKLAGWGRAVKGVLASDEGE from the coding sequence ATGTCTTTCGTGCTGGCCATCGATCAGGGCACCACATCGTCGCGCGCCATGGTGTTTCGCAGCGACATCTCCATCGCCGCGGTCGCGCAGCAGGAATTTCCGCAACATTTCCCGGCCTCCGGCTGGGTCGAGCATGAGCCGGAGGACATCTGGACCTCGACCGTGATGGTGTGCCGCGAGGCGCTGGAGAAGGCCTCCCTGAAGGCGAAGGACATCGCCGCGATCGGCATCACCAACCAGCGCGAGACCACCGTGGTGTGGGACCGCGCCACTGGTCAGGCCGTGCATCGCGCCATCGTCTGGCAGGACCGCCGCACCGCCGACATCTGCGCCAAACTCAAGGCCGAGGGCCATGAGCCGGCGATCTCGGCCAAGACCGGCTTGATCATTGACCCCTATTTCTCCGGGACGAAGGTCGCCTGGATCCTCGATCACGTGCCGGGCGCGCGCGAACGCGCCGAGCGCGGCGAGCTGCTGTTCGGCACCGTCGATTGCTATCTGTTGTGGCGGCTCACCGGCGGCCGCGTGCACGCCACCGACGCCACCAATGCCTCGCGCACGCTGCTGTTCAACATCCACACCGGGGCGTGGGACGACGACCTCATCAATCTCTTGCGCGTGCCGCGCTCGATGCTTCCCGAGGTGAAGGATTCCTCCGCCCGGTTCGGCGAGAGCACGGCGGATCTGTTCGGCGGCCCGATCGCGATCTCCGGCATCGCCGGCGACCAGCAGGCCGCGACCATCGGCCAGGCCTGCTTCGAGCCCGGCATGATGAAGTCGACCTATGGCACCGGCTGCTTCGCGCTGCTCAACACCGGCACCACGCCGGTGGCCTCGAAGAACAAGCTGCTGACGACGATCGCCTACCAGCTCAATGGCCAGCGCACCTACGCACTCGAAGGCTCGATCTTCGTCGCCGGCAGCGCGGTGCAATGGCTGCGCGACGGGCTCGGCATCATCAAGCACGCCGCCGAGACCGGGCCCTTGGCCGATAAATCCGACAGCATGCAGAGCGTCTACCTGGTGCCGGCCTTCGTCGGCATGGGCGCGCCCTACTGGAATCCGCGGGTGCGCGGCGCGCTGATCGGGCTAACCCGCAACACCGGCCCGGCCGAGATCGCGCATGCGACGTTGGAGAGCGTCTGCTACCAGACCTTCGACCTGTGGGCCGCGATGCGCACCGACTGGCCGGAGGCCAACGCCGCCAACACCGTGCTGCGTGTCGACGGCGGCATGACCGCGTCGGACTGGACCATGCAGCGGCTCGCCGATCTGCTCAACGCGCCGGTCGATCGCCCGATGATCCAGGAGACCACGGCGCTTGGCGCGGCCTATCTCGCCGGCCTCGAGGCCGGGGTCTATCCGGAGCCCGCGAAATTCGCCGACAATTGGCGGCTCGAACACCGCTTCAGGCCGGCGATGAGCGAGGCGACCCGCGACCGCAAGCTCGCCGGCTGGGGCCGCGCGGTGAAGGGCGTGCTGGCGAGCGACGAGGGGGAGTAG